From the Psilocybe cubensis strain MGC-MH-2018 chromosome 6, whole genome shotgun sequence genome, the window CATTCTTCTGCTCGCAGCTGGCTGACGTTACATAGTCCCTACAGATGCTATAGCACCTCATTTTAGGGCATTAAAATgacattgatgaagctaTATATAGAACGCTCTCAACTTCGTATCCCTCAGTTCGAGAAATAGCGAACCCCAATTGTTATAAATCCTTGCCACTTCTCTAAACTGGCTAGGAGTGCTTTCAGACCAATGATCCCACTGGGAGATCCCGTGAGGGTATGCAGAGATCGCCTTCGCATTCGTGTCCAGGATTGAAGAAATAGGGTTTAATCATTATGTTATTAATAAAATGTTTTGAGACCAGAACTAATATGCAGGTCTTGTTGATAGTATAGAGTTTAGTATCCTGGTAGCCTTTATCGGTTTTACAAATTAGCATGCGTTTAAAGCGTCTCCTGGCAGGATTTTGCCGAAGATTCCGAAGCTCTGTTCAACGGCACCACCCGTCTTCCACAATTGGTCATCGTATTCGAAAGCAAATATTGTCATGCTTGTGTCACGAGCGGCACAGTTGATGCTGGAAATTGCGTTGTGCTCATCGGGTACGGATGGGGCTGCATTTCCATTATTGCTGCCTCGAGATGGCCAACCAGTCCTGAAAAGTAACTCAGTTTATCGAGACTTTGATACAAATGGAATGACGTACTCGGTAATGTATATCTTCTTTCCGGGGCACGCAGCTTGCAACGCGGGTTTGACAGTGTTGTAAAGGAAGCTACCAGCCTGCCCTGAATTTACACCTCCGTCATAGAATGCACTGGATTAGAGTATTAGATGTGTCGGCTTGAGACAAATCTTATGCTTACTGTGCATTTGCCCCAACAAAGTCGGCACCACACAGGGCGGGATTGTTTCGAATGTCAACCCAAGTGTGTACAGTGGAAACGGGGGTTGTAACGCCCACCGATCCGAGGTACCCTATTCCAGAGCATTAATGAACGGCATAAAGGCTTCATAAATTTGTATAGGAGTTACCTCGGACGTCGTATACTTTTGCCATAATGTTACCAACAGAATCTTGGACCTATAGAAATGGTTAACTTCTTAGATCGCAAAGAGCTTCTATCAATGGTGGTGCCGACCTCATTTCCAACCGTCAATCCGACATATCGGCCTGCTCCATATTTAGTGTATGCTGCACGGAATGTTTGCACATCATTGCTACAATCAATGAACTGTTAGCGCAAATACGCTAAGATAGAAATGCAACTGTACTTGATTTGGGTCATGCTAGCTGCAATAGTTCCctaaagacaaagaaaggttGAGACCAAGGCATAGAACATCGTACAACTCATTTACAGATTGTGCATAGATTCCTGCCATGATTTGGAGGCCTGCAGAGGCTGCAGCTGAAGATGCAAGGTCAAGAGCATTGCAATCGAACCCGATGATACGTATTATCTTGAATCCCTGGCTTTTGGCATCGTTGGCCAGTTGATTCCACTGAATGACTTGGTTACTAACCGGCATCGAGTTGAGCAAAATACATTTACATACCTGAGCTTGAGAACGGCAGCCATAGGTCGTCGTTCCTCCTGGACTGTTCGAGACAGCCAGGCCTGACATATGGTTAGTCGCCAGTACAGGCGCCGTGAAGCTGAGAAGAACGGTAATTGCGATGGCGGTGAAGGTCCTGTGGAACATCTCGAAAGCTACAGTACATTTACATTGACTTACCCTGTATTTATAGGGTTCGAGAGGTCGAGCACAGGCTTGGAGTGATTCTTGCACGGATCGTAAGTCGTAACAGATGTACTGATGTAAAAAACGAGACAGTATGTTCGGACCGAAGCATGTGGTCAAATTATGAAGACATGTTAGACGAGGGCAAGGCCATTAGTGCATTGTTGCAAAGAATCCATCAAAGCGGAGTCATTGAAAGATCCATCCCATGCGGGAAACCCGAATAGACGCATCTCATGGCTAAATGGTAGCATCGTTGATGAGCTCGTACTATGCTAGCCGCACTTGTACAGGATCGACGTGAAAGCGTTCGACAGGTACGTCGTGTTCGTAGATAGCAAAAGTTTCTTCACAAACTTGGCTTGGAAGAAACAGTCAATGTTTAGAACCCTGCCGATACCAACACTCACCACTTACCACGATTGCTACCTTGCTACTCAACAGTTCCTAAAACAGCCCATAGGTTGCCAAAGTTGCAGGTATTGGCGTTGGCCATATTTAGATCTACTCGGGGTCGTCACACATGATCTAACTTGAGTTGAGGGCCGTTGCTTCGCACGGCGATACGAGTCCTTGATTTCCCTCACCCTatgataagattagatactGATATCATCATATTGTATAATATAAATAAGAACATCATAAACATTACGTAAATATTTATGTTAAGTTGCGTGTACTGTAAACGCCAGTTCAATCGTCGAATCTAGGCTGCTTCAAATTACTCCAATCCCATCTTTCGCGATCCCATGAAGGAGGCCTGGTGATAACGTCAGGATGACATCGTACAGTATACTGATCCATCAAATTCTGAAAATCTGTATTTGCATTATAATTAGACAGTGTAGAGTACGAATTCGTGTTTGGGAAACCTACAGTTGCCTTTGCTAGTTACTATCAGCCTCGTTGACGGTAGTTGAAATGGCTCTTTCATCGATAGTGAAGTTGATGAGGCTGTCTCTTGAATTGAGTTGCTTGAGGTTATTGGCCGTGGAGGCACTGATTCTGTCATCGACCTCGCTGACGACTTTGCCCGACCGTTGCAGTTACTCTTTTTCCGTCTGTTgatttgaatttttgaacGGCTCTACACAATGTATGTTAACGAAAATTAAAAGTGTCCTTAATGATGGTTCGCACTCACCTTGTGGTTATTCGAATGTCTCGTAAAATCGCATCTCTTGAGATGCTTTGTCCAATGTTGAGGGTCGAAGGGCCATTTCTTCGACAGTAATATGCTCTTCCCGCAACTTTTACACTCCACTGAGTTCTCAGTGACCGATGCTGCCAAGGGGTCACTCAGTAGGGCGTTACGCCTTGCGATAGCTCTTTTGTAGGAACTACTTTCCGTAGCGTTGTCGTGCAAGACGTCCATGTAGAAGTAGAACTTCGCTAACCAGATGTTTGGTCGTTGACATATGCAAGCACGTGCTACGTAGGCTTTTGAAGTCCGACGCGATGATATCGTTGCCTGCACCGATGGGGCGTGCATACAATCGATGTTATGGAGCGGTCGTTAGTTTGCGCGGTCGTGTTTTGGTATACCGTTGATGTAAGGCAGTGACAGTTCtcctgaatttttttttttcaaggttAACGTGGAGGCGTTTCAATCAACAAGACAGCGAGGAGCAATTCACCTCGCCACGATATTTTCCCCATATCTGTTAAACTGGGTGGATGTTCGAAAGCATGATTTTGT encodes:
- a CDS encoding Cell surface mannoprotein MP65; translation: MFHRTFTAIAITVLLSFTAPVLATNHMSGLAVSNSPGGTTTYGCRSQAQVCKCILLNSMPVSNQVIQWNQLANDAKSQGFKIIRIIGFDCNALDLASSAAASAGLQIMAGIYAQSGTIAASMTQINNDVQTFRAAYTKYGAGRYVGLTVGNEVQDSVGNIMAKVYDVRGYLGSVGVTTPVSTVHTWVDIRNNPALCGADFVGANAHAFYDGGVNSGQAGSFLYNTVKPALQAACPGKKIYITETGWPSRGSNNGNAAPSVPDEHNAISSINCAARDTSMTIFAFEYDDQLWKTGGAVEQSFGIFGKILPGDALNAC